One Echeneis naucrates chromosome 1, fEcheNa1.1, whole genome shotgun sequence DNA segment encodes these proteins:
- the helt gene encoding hairy and enhancer of split-related protein helt, whose translation MASKMKVRKRTPISHKVIEKRRRDRINRCLNELGKTVPMALAKQNSGKLEKAEILEMTVQYLRALHSADFPRGREKGELLAEFANYFNYGYHECMKNLVHYLTTEDRAETKDIKYARILAFLQSKSRVVTEPVFGSVCSMPEPTDFHGQLHSSSEHQSHSPTESVYQQSPPGHFSWHGSARSPGISYPTVQLSTHTQQHGGYLSSVQGLDHHYLNFIGHTHANTFSLHSAQHAM comes from the exons ATGGCATCTAAGATGAAAGTCAGGAAG AGAACTCCCATCTCTCACAAAGTCATAGAGAAACGGAGACGCGACCGGATCAACCGCTGCCTAAACGAACTGGGAAAAACTGTGCCAATGGCTCTGGCAAAACAG AACTCTGGGAAACTGGAAAAGGCTGAAATCTTAGAAATGACAGTTCAGTATCTACGAGCGCTGCATTCAGCGGATTTCCCCCGCGGGAGAGAAAAAG GTGAGCTTCTTGCTGAGTTTGCAAACTACTTCAACTACGGATACCATGAGTGTATGAAGAATCTGGTTCACTACCTGACCACGGAGGACAGAGCTGAAACCAAAGACATCAAGTACGCGCGGATTCTTGCCTTCCTACAGTCCAAGTCCCGTGTGGTCACCGAGCCCGTGTTCGGCTCTGTCTGCTCGATGCCGGAGCCGACGGACTTCCACGGCCAGCTGCACTCCTCATCGGAGCACCAAAGCCACAGTCCGACCGAGTCTGTGTACCAGCAGAGTCCACCGGGACACTTCTCCTGGCACGGCTCGGCTCGCAGCCCGGGCATCTCCTACCCAACAGTGCAGCTCTCTacgcacacacagcagcacGGTGGATACTTGTCATCTGTGCAGGGACTCGATCACCACTATTTGAATTTCATCGGTCACACGCACGCAAACACGTTTAGTTTGCACAGCGCGCAACACGCCATGTAA